In the genome of Porphyrobacter sp. ULC335, one region contains:
- a CDS encoding DUF4139 domain-containing protein translates to MIYRAIIAGVGVSAAALLAAGALAQGVPDPDATAQGDVALTIYNNDLALVQDVRQLAIAQGQSRVEFPDVSARIQAETLSFAAANTTIIEQNFDYDLLTPTKLMEKAIGQTVTLLRTNLATGTETRERAKVLSTAGGVVIQIGDRIEVLRDDGLPVRVIFDRVPPNLRARPTLSVNLDSSRGGTRPVSLRYLTGGLGWSADYVALYNESAGTIDMQGWVTLTNNTGTTFHRADTVLVAGDPNNGGGRGGYSQRGMTRAGTEAADREQLGDFYLYPISGRTTVANAQTKQVSFLDVQSVPARKIYAITVGFEQNDQNPRNVESRIAFSTSRDQGLGDALPAGTVRFYQRDREGTPQFIGENQIGHTPMGSDLSLVTGDAFDITVKAEIEKREEITASEWEKSARYRVYQDGKPVSTVEVERPKTFYRTTMRYTLTNAKAEAVAVDLTQVGLSRSWWGDDTRVTFEDIKGEQLNADRRRYTVPVPAEGERVIRVTYETRY, encoded by the coding sequence ATGATCTACCGGGCCATTATCGCAGGCGTCGGCGTTTCTGCTGCGGCACTGCTGGCAGCAGGCGCGCTTGCCCAGGGCGTCCCCGATCCCGATGCGACGGCGCAGGGTGATGTCGCGCTCACCATCTACAATAATGATCTCGCGCTGGTGCAGGATGTGCGCCAGCTTGCCATCGCGCAGGGGCAGAGCCGGGTCGAATTCCCCGACGTTTCGGCCCGCATCCAGGCCGAGACGCTGAGCTTTGCCGCAGCCAACACCACGATCATCGAACAGAACTTCGATTACGATCTGCTCACCCCCACCAAGCTGATGGAGAAGGCCATCGGCCAGACCGTCACCTTGCTGCGCACCAACCTCGCGACCGGCACCGAAACGCGCGAGCGCGCCAAGGTGCTCTCCACCGCAGGCGGCGTGGTGATCCAGATCGGCGACCGGATCGAGGTGCTGCGTGACGATGGCCTGCCGGTGCGCGTGATCTTCGACCGCGTGCCGCCGAACCTTCGCGCGCGGCCCACGCTGTCGGTCAATCTCGACAGCAGCCGCGGCGGCACGCGCCCGGTCAGCTTGCGCTATCTCACCGGCGGGCTGGGGTGGAGCGCGGACTATGTCGCGCTGTATAACGAGAGCGCGGGCACCATCGACATGCAGGGCTGGGTGACGCTCACCAACAACACCGGCACCACCTTCCACCGCGCCGATACCGTGCTGGTCGCGGGCGATCCCAATAATGGCGGCGGGCGCGGCGGTTACAGCCAGCGCGGCATGACCCGCGCAGGGACCGAGGCAGCGGACCGCGAGCAGCTCGGCGATTTCTACCTCTACCCGATCAGCGGGCGCACCACGGTCGCCAATGCGCAGACCAAGCAGGTGAGCTTCCTCGACGTGCAGTCCGTCCCCGCGCGCAAGATCTATGCGATCACGGTCGGCTTCGAGCAAAATGACCAGAACCCGCGCAACGTGGAAAGCCGTATCGCCTTTTCGACCTCGCGCGATCAGGGCTTGGGTGACGCGCTGCCGGCAGGCACGGTGCGCTTCTACCAGCGCGACCGCGAAGGCACCCCGCAGTTCATCGGTGAAAACCAGATCGGCCACACCCCGATGGGCAGCGACCTTTCGCTGGTGACCGGCGACGCCTTCGACATCACCGTGAAGGCCGAGATCGAGAAGCGCGAGGAAATCACCGCCTCGGAATGGGAAAAAAGCGCGCGTTACCGCGTCTATCAGGACGGCAAGCCGGTCAGCACGGTCGAGGTTGAACGGCCCAAGACCTTCTACCGCACGACCATGCGCTACACCCTCACCAATGCCAAAGCGGAAGCTGTGGCGGTGGACCTCACCCAGGTCGGCCTCAGCCGCAGCTGGTGGGGGGATGATACCCGCGTCACTTTCGAGGACATCAAGGGCGAACAATTGAACGCTGACCGGCGGCGCTACACCGTTCCCGTCCCTGCCGAGGGCGAGCGGGTTATCCGCGTGACCTACGAAACCCGCTACTGA